The sequence below is a genomic window from Gossypium hirsutum isolate 1008001.06 chromosome A11, Gossypium_hirsutum_v2.1, whole genome shotgun sequence.
CAGATAAAGATAAGAAATTTTTAATTCACCAATAACTGTTCTCCAAGTGGCATTAGGCCCATTTGATATCCCAATTGAAACACAGTCAACCCCATGTCTCTCTCTAACTCGGTTTGTTTAGTAACCAAACTTTTCCTTCTCTTAGGCGAAGGTGTATTATACGAAGAAGGCTCATTTTCCCGACGCTTAGCCGTGATTCTGACGGGTGCCGGCTCATTGTTGCCGATCCTATGCGGGAAATTAAGCAAAGCCCTGGAACCACGCATTTTAAAAGCCGCTCGGTCATAAGCCAAAGCAGCTTCCTCGGCGGTCTCGTACGTGCCTAGCCAAACTCTTGCCCCGTTCTTAGCTGAGTCTCTTATCTCCGCCGCGAATTTCCCCCACGGCCTTTGCCTTACTCCTCTGTAATGCCTCCCCTTAGCTACTCTTTGATTCCCATTCCTAAAGCACTTTTCTTGTTTTCCCATAAAAAAAGCGGTTTCGTTTTCACTGCTTATTCCCATGAAAGCAGTTCCGAATAACATTTGAGTTGTTGCAGCATCTACGGGTTGAGTCGACCCGATGGGGTTCACTTTGATTACTGGTGTCAACACCTCAGCCTCGTCTTTAATGGCAGTTGGCAGCGTTGAATCGGAAGGAGACCAACCAAAATTAAGAGCTTCGTGAAGGGAGTTGTAGA
It includes:
- the LOC107922990 gene encoding ethylene-responsive transcription factor 2-like gives rise to the protein MNEISLCEYSFSHQYPRTPSFTCLNSCLTERWGDLPLKVDDSEDMLIYNSLHEALNFGWSPSDSTLPTAIKDEAEVLTPVIKVNPIGSTQPVDAATTQMLFGTAFMGISSENETAFFMGKQEKCFRNGNQRVAKGRHYRGVRQRPWGKFAAEIRDSAKNGARVWLGTYETAEEAALAYDRAAFKMRGSRALLNFPHRIGNNEPAPVRITAKRRENEPSSYNTPSPKRRKSLVTKQTELERDMGLTVFQLGYQMGLMPLGEQLLVN